A window of the Elusimicrobiota bacterium genome harbors these coding sequences:
- the asnB gene encoding asparagine synthase (glutamine-hydrolyzing), protein MCGITAKINYASKKPVMEAELKRPLFEMFHRGPDDEGVFTDRYCGLAMRRLSIIDVTGGRQPIFNETGAVAVILNGEIYNYRELRRELEPKHHFKTNSDTEVLVHLYEEYGEKFIERLNGMFAFVLWDAKTETLLAARDRVGVKPLFYCDLNGTLLLSSEIKSLLSFTGVPRDIDRQALTNYLSFYYISSPRTIFEHVRRLPQGCFIKVRNGKTEIRQYWHYRFTPKKMTEAEASARIEEALLNSVRRQLMSEVPLGVFLSSGLDSTAIVAMMAKLGVKPKTYTVGYEGGGTYNELDDARLVAKKYGTDHHDCLLTPGHVKEYLPSVIEHLAEPHGDWTYLAMHHVSKQSRKDITVALTGAGGDELFAGYPTLTAAKFGRIYRYLPGPVKAAIKRAADSLPVSHKRLSLDFKIKSFTRGAAFKPEAAHLKYKEILTPGEIKTFMPGAGAADPFEVFAQHLPMVQEDELLNRLMYLDLNVFLPYCSLHSTDMVTMLNSQEARVPLLDNEMLDLAAIIPLGMKIKGFTTKHIIRKALSSYLPEEIIKMPKKGFNMPTPYWLKDSLLEFTRDAISGARAHNPDMFNYDFADKLLADHLAGRQDNTRKLTCLISLFLWQTKYT, encoded by the coding sequence ATGTGCGGAATAACAGCAAAAATAAATTACGCGTCTAAAAAGCCGGTAATGGAAGCGGAACTCAAGAGACCGCTTTTTGAGATGTTCCACCGCGGCCCGGACGACGAAGGCGTTTTCACCGACCGTTACTGCGGCCTTGCTATGCGCCGCCTTTCCATAATCGACGTGACCGGCGGCCGCCAGCCCATTTTCAACGAAACCGGCGCCGTGGCAGTTATACTGAACGGGGAAATATACAATTACCGCGAACTCAGGCGCGAACTTGAGCCGAAACATCATTTCAAAACCAACTCCGACACCGAAGTGCTGGTGCACCTGTACGAGGAATACGGAGAAAAGTTCATTGAGCGGCTGAACGGAATGTTCGCTTTCGTCCTCTGGGACGCGAAAACCGAAACTTTGCTTGCGGCCCGCGACCGCGTGGGCGTAAAACCTCTGTTCTACTGCGACCTTAACGGCACGCTGCTGCTGTCTTCCGAAATAAAGTCCCTGCTCTCGTTTACCGGAGTGCCGCGCGATATTGACCGCCAGGCGCTGACAAATTATCTTTCCTTCTACTATATTTCTTCGCCCCGCACCATTTTCGAACATGTGCGCCGCCTGCCCCAGGGCTGTTTTATAAAGGTTCGTAACGGAAAGACCGAGATACGGCAGTACTGGCATTATCGCTTCACCCCGAAAAAAATGACCGAGGCGGAAGCCTCAGCGCGCATTGAAGAAGCGCTTTTAAATTCGGTCAGACGCCAGCTGATGAGCGAGGTGCCATTGGGCGTTTTCCTTTCCAGCGGACTTGATTCCACCGCAATAGTGGCTATGATGGCAAAACTGGGCGTTAAGCCGAAAACTTATACGGTGGGCTACGAAGGCGGCGGTACCTACAATGAACTGGACGACGCGCGCCTGGTGGCGAAGAAATACGGCACGGACCATCACGATTGCCTGCTTACCCCCGGACACGTTAAGGAATATCTGCCCTCGGTAATAGAACACCTTGCGGAACCCCACGGCGACTGGACTTATCTGGCCATGCACCATGTTTCAAAGCAGTCGCGCAAAGACATAACCGTGGCGCTCACCGGCGCGGGCGGCGACGAGCTCTTCGCGGGCTACCCGACGCTGACCGCCGCCAAGTTCGGCCGTATTTACCGCTATCTGCCGGGGCCCGTAAAAGCGGCCATCAAAAGAGCGGCGGACTCGCTGCCTGTGTCCCACAAGCGCCTGAGCCTGGACTTTAAAATAAAATCCTTCACGCGCGGCGCGGCTTTCAAACCGGAAGCGGCGCATTTAAAATACAAGGAAATACTCACCCCCGGGGAAATAAAAACCTTTATGCCCGGAGCGGGGGCCGCGGATCCATTTGAGGTTTTCGCCCAGCACCTGCCCATGGTGCAGGAAGACGAACTGCTTAACCGCCTGATGTATCTGGACCTGAATGTTTTTCTGCCCTACTGCTCGCTGCATTCCACCGATATGGTCACCATGCTGAATTCCCAAGAGGCCCGCGTTCCGCTGCTGGACAATGAGATGCTGGACCTGGCGGCCATTATCCCGCTTGGTATGAAAATAAAAGGCTTTACGACAAAACACATAATCCGCAAGGCCCTGAGTTCCTACCTGCCGGAAGAAATAATTAAGATGCCCAAGAAAGGCTTCAATATGCCCACGCCCTACTGGCTGAAAGACAGCCTGCTTGAGTTTACCAGGGACGCCATAAGCGGGGCCAGGGCCCATAACCCGGACATGTTCAATTACGATTTCGCCGATAAGCTGCTGGCCGACCACTTGGCAGGGCGTCAGGACAATACCCGAAAACTGACCTGTCTGATCTCCCTCTTCCTGTGGCAGACAAAATACACGTAA
- a CDS encoding glycosyltransferase family 2 protein, which yields MYRDKKIALVIPAYKEEKLIVDTLRSAPPLVDRIYVVDDASPDRLAEVVLGIAKTDPRVNLLRHKTNLGPGAGIITGYRQAAADGCDITLVVGGDNQMLLSEASHFLDPLVDGRADYAKGNRFLDANLEDTLSKMPTIRLFGNWLITALTKISSGYYKTMDVVDGYTAITRRAIETINWSRAWKGYGYPMDFLVRLNAYGFRLIDIPRTAVYLPGERQSQIKGFNYALKVSPMLVKDFFWRLNFKYMYRDFHPLVFFYYLGLTLLPAGFLSGLYLVYDKILRGGYAVTAPRSIFVALLIISGIQFLLFAMLFDMEQGQK from the coding sequence ATGTATCGTGATAAAAAGATCGCTCTTGTAATACCCGCGTATAAAGAAGAAAAACTGATAGTTGACACGCTGCGCAGCGCGCCGCCGCTGGTGGACAGGATTTACGTGGTGGACGACGCAAGCCCCGACCGGCTGGCTGAGGTGGTGCTTGGAATAGCGAAAACCGACCCGCGCGTTAACCTGCTCCGCCACAAAACGAACCTCGGCCCCGGCGCCGGTATTATAACCGGATACAGGCAGGCAGCCGCCGACGGCTGCGACATAACTTTGGTGGTGGGCGGCGACAATCAGATGCTGTTAAGCGAAGCCTCTCATTTTCTGGACCCGCTGGTGGACGGCAGAGCGGATTACGCAAAAGGCAACCGTTTTCTTGACGCCAACCTGGAAGACACCCTCTCAAAAATGCCAACAATAAGACTGTTCGGCAACTGGCTGATAACGGCCCTTACAAAAATATCCTCCGGCTACTACAAAACGATGGATGTTGTGGACGGCTACACCGCCATTACCCGCAGAGCCATTGAAACCATAAACTGGTCCCGCGCCTGGAAGGGCTACGGCTACCCGATGGATTTCTTAGTGCGTCTTAACGCCTACGGATTCAGGTTAATAGATATACCACGCACTGCCGTCTATCTGCCGGGGGAACGCCAGTCGCAGATAAAGGGCTTTAACTACGCCCTCAAAGTTTCCCCGATGCTTGTGAAGGATTTTTTCTGGCGGCTTAACTTCAAATATATGTACCGCGACTTTCACCCGCTGGTGTTCTTCTATTACCTCGGCCTGACCCTGCTGCCGGCCGGTTTTTTGTCCGGGCTTTACCTGGTTTACGACAAAATTCTGCGCGGCGGCTACGCCGTGACCGCGCCAAGGTCCATTTTTGTGGCGCTCCTGATAATTTCAGGAATTCAATTTCTGCTTTTCGCGATGCTCTTCGACATGGAACAGGGCCAGAAGTGA
- a CDS encoding NAD(P)-dependent oxidoreductase — MRNLVIGSSGQVGSNLERACAVNGEVRGADIKPSSGRLFIDITEPASVRAAFETVRPEVVYLCAAMTYVDGCEKDPSLAEKINVRGTEITAACCREAGSKLVYLSTEYVFDGKNGPYSETDATNPISVYGKTKLRGERAALALENALSIRTTVVYSYAPGEKNFLMQLIGAAKSGVKMRVPKDQYSNPTYAPELAEFILELVLKSKSGIYNVVGAERLDRCSFALKACEILGLKPSLIEPALTAELGQTAARPLCAGLKTEKLKKELGRVPLGASDSLKFIKLLNEYSA; from the coding sequence ATGAGAAATCTTGTCATAGGTTCCTCCGGCCAGGTAGGATCAAACCTTGAACGCGCCTGCGCCGTCAACGGTGAAGTTCGCGGCGCCGACATAAAGCCCTCGTCAGGGAGGCTTTTTATCGACATTACCGAACCCGCCTCCGTGCGCGCGGCGTTTGAAACCGTCCGGCCCGAGGTCGTTTATTTGTGCGCCGCAATGACATATGTGGACGGCTGCGAAAAAGATCCGTCGCTCGCTGAAAAAATAAATGTAAGGGGAACGGAAATTACGGCCGCCTGCTGCCGCGAGGCCGGCTCAAAGCTTGTGTATCTTTCAACCGAATATGTTTTTGACGGAAAAAACGGCCCTTACTCCGAGACCGACGCCACGAACCCCATAAGCGTTTACGGGAAAACAAAGCTTCGCGGCGAGCGGGCGGCGCTGGCGCTTGAGAACGCGCTTTCAATAAGGACCACGGTGGTTTACAGCTACGCTCCGGGGGAGAAAAATTTTCTGATGCAGCTCATAGGCGCCGCGAAATCAGGCGTTAAAATGCGGGTGCCTAAAGATCAGTATTCCAATCCCACTTACGCTCCGGAGCTTGCGGAATTTATTCTGGAACTTGTCCTTAAGAGTAAGAGCGGAATTTACAATGTGGTCGGCGCCGAACGCCTGGACCGCTGCTCTTTTGCGCTGAAGGCTTGTGAAATTCTGGGCCTTAAGCCTTCATTGATAGAACCCGCGCTTACCGCCGAGCTTGGCCAGACGGCGGCAAGGCCTCTATGCGCCGGCCTTAAAACGGAGAAACTTAAGAAGGAACTCGGGCGGGTCCCTCTTGGCGCTTCGGACAGTCTTAAATTTATAAAATTATTAAATGAATACTCTGCTTGA
- a CDS encoding Gfo/Idh/MocA family oxidoreductase — MNSVNRELKFALVGCGRIAKRHSELLGNKRISGAVLAAVCDIVPEKARRLGEQFGVPWYTDMHGMMAKTPVNVVSVLTESGHHAAHVTALAKYGKHIVVEKPMALTLDDADAMIKACDSAGVRLFVVKQNRFNVPVIKLRQALEAGRFGKLVLGTVRVRWCREQNYYDQDKWRGTWALDGGVLANQASHHIDLLEWMMGEVEGVYAMSATALVKIETEDTAVVTVRFRNGALGVIEATTAARPKDLEGSISILGETGSVEIAGFAVNRMRTWNFTKPEPGDEEVMKKYSVNPPDVYGFGHKAYYEHVVDCINNDSRQLVDGIEGRKSLELIAGIYESIETKREVSLRSRPRKTRLGGP, encoded by the coding sequence ATGAACTCCGTGAACCGGGAGCTCAAATTCGCTCTTGTCGGATGCGGACGCATCGCCAAACGGCATTCCGAGTTGCTCGGCAATAAGCGGATATCCGGCGCCGTTTTAGCGGCTGTATGCGATATTGTTCCCGAAAAGGCCCGCCGCTTGGGAGAACAATTCGGGGTTCCCTGGTATACCGACATGCACGGGATGATGGCCAAAACCCCGGTGAACGTGGTTTCCGTGCTCACCGAAAGCGGTCATCATGCGGCGCACGTGACGGCGCTGGCTAAATACGGAAAACATATAGTGGTTGAAAAGCCTATGGCGCTCACCTTAGACGATGCGGACGCCATGATAAAGGCATGTGACAGTGCGGGCGTGAGACTTTTTGTCGTAAAGCAGAACCGGTTCAATGTGCCGGTAATTAAACTGCGGCAGGCGCTTGAAGCCGGGCGCTTCGGCAAGCTGGTGCTGGGCACGGTACGCGTGCGCTGGTGTCGGGAGCAAAACTATTACGACCAGGATAAATGGCGCGGCACCTGGGCGCTGGACGGCGGAGTGCTGGCCAACCAGGCCAGTCACCATATCGATCTGCTGGAATGGATGATGGGCGAGGTGGAGGGCGTTTACGCCATGTCCGCCACGGCCCTGGTTAAGATAGAGACCGAGGACACCGCCGTGGTTACGGTGCGCTTCCGCAACGGGGCCCTGGGCGTGATAGAGGCCACCACTGCGGCGCGGCCAAAGGATCTGGAAGGCTCTATTTCTATTTTAGGCGAGACCGGCTCGGTGGAGATCGCGGGTTTCGCGGTGAACCGGATGAGGACGTGGAACTTCACCAAACCCGAGCCCGGCGACGAGGAAGTGATGAAGAAGTATTCGGTCAACCCGCCCGACGTTTACGGCTTCGGCCACAAGGCCTATTACGAACATGTGGTGGACTGCATAAATAACGACAGCCGCCAACTGGTGGACGGCATAGAAGGCCGCAAGAGTCTGGAGCTGATAGCCGGGATCTACGAATCCATCGAGACAAAGCGGGAGGTCAGCCTGCGCTCCCGCCCCCGGAAGACCCGCCTTGGAGGCCCATAA
- a CDS encoding acyltransferase: protein MGKPVIKLAGIADVKFGEGVKVVGPSNLYGCAIGDGTFVGPFVEIQKSAVVGKRCKVQSHAFICELVTIGDDCFIGHGVMFINDTFASGGPAGGRRELWRATKIGNKVSIGSNATILPVSIADGTVIGAGAVVTKDIAKPGIYAGNPARLIKELPV, encoded by the coding sequence ATGGGAAAACCTGTAATTAAATTAGCCGGGATAGCCGATGTGAAGTTCGGGGAAGGGGTGAAAGTGGTGGGCCCCTCCAACCTTTATGGCTGCGCCATAGGCGACGGAACCTTTGTGGGACCTTTTGTTGAGATACAGAAGTCCGCCGTAGTGGGAAAACGCTGCAAGGTGCAGTCCCACGCGTTCATCTGCGAACTGGTTACCATAGGGGACGATTGTTTTATAGGACACGGGGTGATGTTCATAAACGACACCTTCGCTTCAGGCGGGCCGGCGGGCGGACGCAGGGAGTTGTGGCGCGCTACAAAAATAGGCAATAAGGTGTCTATCGGCTCGAACGCCACCATTCTGCCGGTGAGCATTGCCGACGGAACCGTTATAGGGGCCGGCGCGGTGGTAACGAAAGATATTGCCAAGCCCGGAATTTATGCCGGCAATCCCGCCCGGCTGATTAAGGAACTGCCGGTATGA
- the rfbA gene encoding glucose-1-phosphate thymidylyltransferase RfbA — MKGIILAGGSGTRLAPLTTVVSKQLLPVYNKPMVHFPLATLMLAGTREILIISTPRDLGGFKKLLGDGRRLGLKISYAAQSSPRGIAEALIIGENFIGGENCWLILGDNIFFGHGLPQELEAAGLENDGATVFGYSVSDPQRYGVLSFDAHGVPQSIEEKPSRPLSNYAVTGLYLYDKRASAFAKKLKPSARGELEITGLNNIYLSRGELKARKLGRGYAWLDTGTYDSLLEASNFIQAIEKRQGLQVACVEEIAYRLGFISRRQFARLALEMAATPQGPYLKSVLEEP; from the coding sequence ATGAAAGGTATAATACTCGCCGGGGGCTCAGGCACCAGGCTTGCCCCGCTGACCACGGTCGTTTCAAAGCAGCTGCTGCCTGTTTACAATAAGCCCATGGTGCATTTTCCGCTGGCCACTTTGATGCTCGCCGGAACGCGCGAGATACTTATAATTTCCACTCCCCGCGACCTCGGAGGGTTTAAAAAACTGCTGGGCGACGGGCGGCGCCTGGGCCTTAAAATAAGCTACGCCGCGCAATCAAGCCCCCGCGGCATAGCCGAGGCGCTGATCATAGGCGAAAATTTCATCGGGGGGGAAAATTGCTGGCTGATACTCGGCGATAATATCTTTTTCGGCCACGGCCTGCCGCAGGAGCTGGAAGCCGCCGGTCTTGAAAACGACGGCGCCACCGTTTTCGGGTACAGCGTGAGCGACCCGCAGCGCTACGGGGTGCTCTCTTTTGACGCTCACGGCGTCCCCCAAAGCATAGAAGAAAAGCCCTCGCGGCCCCTTTCAAACTACGCTGTGACCGGCCTTTACCTTTACGACAAGCGCGCTTCGGCGTTCGCTAAAAAACTTAAACCCTCCGCCCGGGGCGAGCTTGAAATAACCGGCCTTAACAATATTTACCTTTCCAGGGGGGAGCTTAAAGCCAGGAAACTGGGCCGCGGATACGCGTGGCTTGACACCGGCACTTACGACAGTCTGCTTGAGGCCTCAAATTTCATACAGGCTATAGAAAAACGCCAGGGCCTTCAGGTGGCCTGCGTTGAGGAAATAGCCTACCGCCTGGGTTTTATAAGCAGGCGGCAGTTTGCCCGTCTGGCGCTTGAAATGGCGGCTACCCCCCAGGGGCCGTACCTGAAAAGCGTGCTTGAAGAGCCATGA
- a CDS encoding glycosyltransferase family 39 protein yields the protein MKLNRSLPLIFLFAAALTLRIAGLKLGLPSETGGLTTLHPDESVTFYSLERMDPSKLDFYPGDSLSWGTFYVYSVGALVKTLDIAGFIKLGDRENLKKNLGEVDKMYLSARALSAIFGALSVIALYFIGCLFLSERAAFASAMFMAVSQAPVMASALVKTDSVMLFWGLMSVYFSFKLLRKPSNANYSLAGVFLGLAFITKYSAALLVFFPLAAHFHYAYVSRNPVFGLKKLFIFMLSGLAVFLVLNPYFILKFSDELKYMSIVAACGRIGGSLRELYAAYFLTVLPAAFGWSMVPFALAAMARWFSGPSYEKKIAVVYCALFAAWAGAAPYTYVLYTLPLAPFIFLAAGDLAHSIFDSRWGKVIVIAVFAQVLFYTLFIRRNYVSDYTIKEADSWIRQNLPEGSNVAIAKNDTWTPFVIRRHSGSFKVIEGASSQSVVPYAVAELGKIYSKADYVVISEPEYVPIEATPEQYPAAYAALEKVFSGTKEVKRFEKRLPFYILPFNYRNMAQQVNFMNPDIRVLKVVKK from the coding sequence ATGAAACTTAACAGAAGTTTGCCTTTGATTTTTTTATTTGCCGCAGCTTTGACGCTGCGCATAGCCGGTTTGAAGCTTGGCCTGCCTTCCGAAACCGGCGGGCTTACAACGCTCCACCCGGACGAATCAGTGACTTTTTACTCTCTTGAAAGGATGGATCCGTCAAAACTGGATTTTTATCCGGGCGACTCGCTTAGCTGGGGTACCTTTTATGTTTACTCAGTGGGGGCTTTGGTTAAAACGCTTGATATCGCCGGATTTATAAAACTGGGGGATCGTGAAAATCTTAAAAAGAACCTTGGCGAGGTAGACAAAATGTATCTGTCCGCCCGCGCGCTTTCAGCGATATTCGGCGCGTTATCGGTTATCGCGCTATATTTTATCGGCTGCCTGTTCTTGAGTGAGAGAGCCGCATTCGCCTCTGCCATGTTTATGGCTGTTTCGCAGGCGCCGGTTATGGCTTCGGCTCTTGTTAAAACTGACAGTGTAATGCTTTTTTGGGGGCTGATGTCGGTTTATTTTTCTTTTAAACTTCTGCGCAAGCCCTCAAATGCCAATTACTCGCTGGCCGGCGTCTTTCTGGGGCTCGCTTTCATAACTAAATACAGCGCGGCGCTGCTTGTCTTTTTCCCTTTAGCGGCGCATTTTCACTATGCGTACGTGTCGCGCAACCCTGTTTTCGGGCTTAAGAAACTTTTTATTTTCATGCTTTCGGGCCTTGCGGTTTTCCTCGTTCTGAACCCGTACTTTATATTGAAGTTCTCGGACGAACTTAAATACATGTCGATAGTAGCCGCCTGCGGCAGGATAGGCGGCAGTCTTCGGGAGTTATATGCCGCTTATTTTTTGACGGTCCTTCCCGCGGCTTTCGGCTGGAGTATGGTCCCCTTCGCTCTGGCGGCTATGGCGCGCTGGTTTTCCGGCCCCTCTTATGAGAAGAAAATAGCGGTCGTTTATTGTGCGTTGTTCGCCGCTTGGGCGGGCGCCGCCCCATACACCTATGTGCTCTATACGCTGCCCCTTGCCCCTTTTATCTTTCTTGCCGCCGGGGACCTGGCCCATTCCATATTTGACAGCCGTTGGGGAAAGGTTATTGTCATTGCGGTATTCGCGCAGGTTCTGTTTTACACCCTTTTTATCAGGCGCAATTACGTCTCGGACTACACCATAAAGGAAGCCGACTCATGGATACGGCAAAATTTGCCGGAAGGTTCAAACGTCGCGATAGCCAAGAATGATACCTGGACGCCGTTCGTTATAAGGCGGCACTCGGGCTCCTTTAAAGTTATTGAAGGAGCATCTTCCCAGTCGGTTGTCCCGTACGCCGTTGCTGAACTCGGCAAAATCTACTCAAAAGCGGATTACGTGGTAATTTCAGAGCCCGAATATGTCCCCATAGAGGCAACTCCGGAACAATACCCGGCTGCCTATGCCGCGCTTGAGAAGGTTTTTTCCGGGACCAAAGAGGTTAAGAGATTTGAGAAGAGGCTGCCTTTTTATATTCTGCCGTTCAATTACAGAAACATGGCTCAGCAGGTAAATTTCATGAATCCGGATATAAGAGTGCTCAAGGTAGTTAAAAAATGA
- a CDS encoding glycosyltransferase family 2 protein yields MKVSIVVPCYNEIKTLPEVFKRLAALPIEKEVIAVDDGSKDGSREWLNLALEKKLFPFELKVIEHERNKGKGGALITGFAAASGGVVIVQDADLEYDCKYIPEIVRPVAEGRADAVYGSRLTTGESKPYNVFYLWGNQFLTCLINLLFGARMTDSYTCYKAFSAPFLKTLDLSSNGFEIEAELSCKLAFRKARFEEVPIIYASRSRLEGKKINYKDAVKGVLKIFWLRLTLRSQSS; encoded by the coding sequence ATGAAAGTTTCAATTGTGGTCCCCTGTTATAACGAGATAAAAACCCTGCCGGAGGTCTTTAAACGGCTGGCCGCCCTGCCCATTGAAAAGGAAGTGATAGCGGTGGATGACGGCTCAAAGGACGGCTCGCGCGAGTGGCTGAACTTGGCCCTTGAGAAAAAACTGTTTCCGTTCGAGCTGAAGGTGATAGAGCACGAGCGCAATAAAGGCAAGGGAGGCGCGCTTATAACCGGTTTTGCCGCCGCCTCGGGAGGCGTAGTAATAGTGCAGGACGCCGACCTTGAATACGACTGCAAATATATCCCTGAAATAGTGCGTCCCGTCGCCGAGGGCCGTGCCGATGCGGTTTACGGCTCGCGCCTGACAACAGGAGAGTCGAAGCCGTACAATGTCTTTTACCTTTGGGGCAACCAGTTCTTAACATGCCTGATAAACCTGCTTTTTGGCGCGCGCATGACCGATTCGTACACCTGTTATAAAGCTTTCAGCGCGCCTTTTTTAAAAACCTTGGATCTATCTTCGAACGGGTTTGAAATAGAAGCGGAACTTTCCTGCAAGCTCGCTTTCAGAAAAGCGCGTTTTGAAGAGGTGCCGATAATTTACGCCTCCCGGTCAAGGCTGGAAGGTAAAAAAATAAATTATAAGGACGCGGTTAAAGGCGTTTTGAAGATCTTCTGGCTGCGCCTTACGCTAAGGAGTCAATCATCATGA
- a CDS encoding DegT/DnrJ/EryC1/StrS family aminotransferase: MKIPMVDMLAGYPPIKDEIETAVKTVFNKANFILGEEVAKFEKEFAAHVGARYAVGVANGTDALRLSILACGIKPGDEVITSPFTFIATAETISQAGAVPVFADIDPITYTLDPKSAEKKITKKTRAIIPVHLYGMPADMDAFMALAKKHNLKIIEDAAQSFTGKYKIEGKDWQYLGNIGDCGTFSFFPAKNLGAFGDGGMVTTNDDKIHEELKALRNHGQKARYLHEMEGFNSRLDTVQAAILSVRLRHVEEWTEMRNLVAGKYAAALKGVCVTPSVPSNCRHSFNYYTIRFDSKAKRDNAQKHLTEQGIGNQIYYPISLHLQQAYSRLGGKRGDMPVCEKVQDMVFSLPMYPELTDAQINAVTNAVKEAVQVSV; encoded by the coding sequence ATGAAAATCCCCATGGTTGACATGCTGGCGGGCTACCCGCCTATCAAAGACGAGATCGAAACCGCGGTAAAAACCGTTTTCAACAAGGCTAATTTCATTTTGGGCGAAGAAGTGGCCAAATTTGAAAAAGAATTCGCGGCGCACGTGGGCGCCAGATACGCGGTAGGCGTTGCCAACGGCACGGACGCCCTGCGCCTGTCGATACTTGCCTGCGGCATAAAGCCCGGCGACGAGGTAATAACCTCCCCCTTCACTTTCATAGCCACCGCTGAAACCATCAGCCAGGCCGGCGCCGTGCCGGTGTTCGCCGACATTGACCCGATTACCTACACCCTGGACCCGAAAAGCGCGGAGAAAAAGATCACAAAAAAAACCAGGGCCATAATACCGGTGCACCTCTACGGCATGCCAGCCGACATGGATGCCTTCATGGCGCTGGCGAAAAAGCATAACCTGAAGATCATCGAAGACGCCGCGCAGTCTTTCACCGGCAAGTACAAAATCGAAGGCAAAGACTGGCAATACCTGGGCAACATAGGCGACTGCGGCACTTTCAGCTTTTTCCCAGCCAAAAACCTGGGCGCCTTCGGCGACGGCGGCATGGTTACAACGAACGACGACAAAATACACGAAGAGCTGAAAGCCCTGCGCAACCACGGGCAGAAGGCGCGATATCTCCACGAAATGGAAGGCTTTAATTCCCGGCTCGATACCGTGCAGGCCGCCATACTTTCCGTGCGTCTAAGGCACGTGGAAGAATGGACGGAAATGCGGAACCTCGTGGCCGGCAAGTATGCCGCCGCGCTCAAAGGCGTCTGCGTTACCCCCTCCGTGCCGTCCAACTGCCGCCACTCCTTCAACTACTACACCATCCGCTTTGACTCCAAAGCCAAACGCGATAACGCGCAGAAGCACCTGACAGAGCAGGGGATAGGCAACCAGATCTATTATCCGATCTCTCTGCACCTGCAGCAGGCTTACTCCCGGCTGGGCGGCAAACGGGGTGACATGCCGGTCTGCGAAAAGGTACAGGACATGGTCTTCTCGCTGCCGATGTACCCGGAGCTGACCGATGCCCAGATAAATGCCGTGACCAATGCGGTTAAAGAAGCGGTTCAAGTAAGCGTCTGA
- a CDS encoding DegT/DnrJ/EryC1/StrS family aminotransferase, with product MSVPENVPFADLYAQYLSIKPEVDAAIADVIRASAFIRGPFVDAFEREFSGVLGMPHCVSCANGTDGLYIAMHALKLKPGAEVITSAHSWIATSETITQAGGKVVFCDTDRDTFTLDPARIEEKITPRTAGIIPVHLYGQPADMPAIMAIAARRGLWVLEDCAQSHLARCGGRLTGTFGVAAVFSFYPGKNLGAMGDAGCVVTADPRLAERMAMFARHGGLKKGDHSIEGINSRLDGLQAAVLSVKLPHLPDWTAERRRLAAVYDKALAGLPGLELPAVAAGREHVYHLYVVRHSRRDELKKYLADRGIETIINYPVALPFLPAYARLGAAAKDFPNAYRHQSRVLSLPLFPEMTAAQQGRVIEAIRSFCK from the coding sequence ATGAGCGTTCCGGAAAATGTTCCCTTCGCCGACCTCTACGCGCAATACCTTTCCATAAAGCCTGAAGTTGACGCCGCGATAGCTGACGTCATCCGCGCCTCGGCTTTTATCCGCGGTCCGTTCGTTGACGCTTTTGAACGCGAATTTTCGGGGGTCCTTGGCATGCCTCATTGCGTGTCATGCGCCAATGGGACCGACGGCCTCTATATTGCCATGCACGCCCTGAAGTTAAAGCCCGGTGCTGAAGTTATCACCAGCGCTCACTCCTGGATCGCCACCAGCGAAACCATAACCCAGGCCGGGGGAAAAGTCGTTTTCTGCGATACGGACCGCGACACTTTTACTCTTGACCCGGCCCGTATCGAGGAGAAGATCACTCCGCGCACGGCAGGAATTATCCCGGTGCACCTTTATGGCCAGCCGGCTGATATGCCCGCCATAATGGCTATCGCAGCCAGGCGCGGCCTGTGGGTGCTGGAGGATTGTGCCCAGTCGCACTTGGCCCGCTGCGGCGGGCGGCTGACTGGCACTTTCGGAGTTGCCGCCGTCTTTTCATTCTATCCCGGCAAGAACCTGGGCGCGATGGGGGATGCCGGCTGCGTGGTAACCGCCGACCCCAGACTCGCCGAGCGCATGGCGATGTTCGCCCGGCACGGCGGCCTTAAAAAAGGCGACCACAGCATTGAGGGCATAAACAGCCGTCTTGACGGCCTTCAGGCCGCCGTTCTTTCGGTCAAACTGCCTCACTTGCCGGATTGGACCGCCGAGCGCCGGCGTCTGGCCGCCGTTTACGACAAGGCGCTGGCCGGCCTGCCCGGTCTGGAACTGCCGGCGGTCGCCGCGGGCCGCGAGCATGTGTATCACCTTTATGTAGTGCGCCATTCCCGCCGGGACGAGCTTAAAAAATATCTGGCGGACCGGGGCATTGAAACAATTATCAATTATCCAGTGGCGCTCCCGTTCCTGCCAGCCTACGCCCGCCTCGGAGCCGCCGCTAAGGATTTTCCGAACGCCTACCGCCACCAGTCAAGGGTGCTGTCACTGCCGCTGTTCCCCGAGATGACCGCCGCGCAGCAGGGCCGGGTTATTGAAGCGATACGCTCGTTCTGTAAGTGA